The genomic interval TGCCGCCGCGCCGGGTGAAAGTGGAGCTGCGGGGACGCTCGCCTTCGCCGCGCCCGAGCAGCTGCGCGGCACGCCGCAGGACGAGGGTGTCGATCGCTTCGCGCTGACGGCCGTGACTTTCTTTGCTCTCACCGGCCACCTCCCGTTCGTGGCACACGACCCCGAGCTGCAGTTGTGGCGGCAGGAGCAGGGGATCGACTGGGAGGCGCGGTGGGCGGCGCGCGTCCCGGAGCCGGTGCGCGCCTGGCTCACGCGCGGGCTGGCCTTCGAGCCCGCCGATCGCTTCGCGACGACGGCCGAGATGCGCGATGCGTGGAGTTCGGCGTGGAAGTCGGTGCTGGCCGACGAGCAGGGCGACGACGCGGAGGAAGCGCGCGGCAAGGACGGGCGTGGCGCGCTCCGGCAGTTCCTCAAGGCGGGAAAGCGCCTCCTCCCCTCGCTCACCTTCTAACAGGGCCTAGCAGGGCCTAGCAGGACCTCGCGGGTCTGGCAGGCATTGCCTCGCTTCTCTCACGCATGTCGAGGATGAGAGGCGACTCACCGCGCCACGTGAGTACGCACGCCGTGGCCAGGCAGCGCCCGTCGCTCGGAAAAACCTCGATGCCCGATGGCGGCGCGATGCCTAACGGTGCTCCCCGTGCCGATACTCAGGGGAGATCCGCGCGCGCCCGACCTTCCCCCGCCGCCTCGGGCGCACGTTCCAGGGTAGCTGTTGGCGTTGGTGAGGACTCCCTCACCGGCGCGTTCCCCCTCCTCGATGTCCTCTCCGACTTCGTCCGCCGGGCTCAACGGAACGCCGACGCCCAGGGAAGTGCATCCGCTGGCGGAGTCGCTGGCCGCGGCATTCCTGGGTGAGGCGGAGCCGGAACCGGTCGACTTCGTGATGCTGCTGACGGAGATGACGCAGCTCTCGCCGCAAGACTACGTGTCGCTGTGGTCGGACGTGGTGACGATCGGCACGGGCGTGCCGACAACGCCGAGGGAACGGGCGGACTATTCGTACTCCGCGCGGTCGCAGCTGGTGGAGGCAACGAGGCTCGCGGCGCGCATGGGCGAGATCTCGGAGAAGCTGCAACTCCTGGTGATGCGAGCGCTCCGCCTCCAGCTCCGGGCGCAGCGGCGGCGACGTATCGCGCGCGCCGGGTTGGGCGGGGTGGCGGGGGGTGAGGATGCGGCGGTGGAGGGGGTGGGCGTGGTGGCCTAGGCGCCGTGGCGTAGGCGCCGAACGGGACACGTGTGCCGGACGCTTGCGCCGCGCGTTCGCCAAGCGGCGCGTCGCGCAGCACTTTGCAGCATGGCCACGACTCCCGCTTCCGCACTCGAGGCGACGTCTTCGCTCGACGCACCTCCGCCGGTATCTAAGCCGGCATCTCAGCCGGCGCCTCAGCCGACACCTTCGCCGCCATTGCCAGACGCATCGCGGCGCACCGACTCGCGCGCCGCCCTGCTCACCCGAGCACAGGGACGCTACACGGCACGCACGCCACGCTCGGCGGCGCTCTACGCGCGAGCGCTCGAGTCGTTCCCCGGCGGCGACACACGCACGGGGACCTTCTTTCTCCCCTACCCGCCTTTCATGGCGCGCGGCGAGGGGGCGCGGATGTGGGATGTGGACGGGAATGCGTATCTCGACTTCCTGGGAAACTTCACGGCGCTGATCCACGGGCACGCACACCCGCAGCTGACGGCGGCCATCGCGGCGCAGGCGGTGCGCGGGACGGCGTTCCCCTTCCCGGGCGAACCCGCCTTGCAACTGGCGGAGGAGATCCGGCGGCGCGTTCCGTCCATGGAGCGGCTGCGCTTCTGCAACTCGGGGACCGAGGCGGTGATGGGGGCCATTCGCGCGGCGCGCGCCTTCACCGGGAAGTCGAAGGTGATGAAGATGGAGGGGGGCTACCACGGCTCGGCCGACGTGGCGCAGGTGAGCGTGAACGTTGGGGTCGATGTGGCGCCGTACCCGCAGGGGACGGGGCAGGGGCCGGGAGTGCCCGACGGCGTGGTGGGCGACGTCCTGGTGGTGCCCTACAACGACCTTGCAACGCTCGAGCGCACGGTGCGCGCGCATGCGCACGAACTGGCGGCGGTGATCATCGAGCCGCACCTGACGGCGGCGGGGGTGATCCCGGCGGAGCCCGCGTTCCTGGCGGGGGCGCGGGCGGTGACCGCCGAGTGTGGCGTTCTGCTCATCTTCGACGAGATCATCACGTTGCGGCTGGCGAGGGGGGGCGCACAGGCGGTGTACGGTGTCACGCCCGACCTGACGACCATCGCCAAGATCATCGGGGGCGGGCTCCCCGTAGGAGCGTTCGGCGGTCGCGCCGACATCATGGCCATCTTCGACCCGCGCTCGCGCGGGACGGTGAGCCACTCGGGAACGTTCAACGGGAACGCCGCCACGATGGCGGCGGGGCTGGCGGCGCTCGAGCTTCTCACCGACGACGCACAGACACACCTCGACCTGCTGGGCGCGGCAATGCGGCGTGGCATGCAGCACGCACTCGACGCCGCCGGAATCGAGGCGTGCGTGACCGGAAGCGGATCACTGGCGCACGTGCACTTCTGCCAGGGACCGGTGCGCGACTATCTCGATGCGCAGCGAGGGGATGGTGAGCGGACGCGCCTCTTTCACCTGGCGCTGCTGGAGCGCGGGGTGGTGTGTGCGTCGCGCGGGATGTTCGCGGCGTCGACGGTGATGACGCTGGGGGATGTAGAGGCGCTGGTGGCGGTCGTTGCCGAGGTGGGACGGGAGATGGCGGCTGGCGGTTAGGTATTGCGCGGCGGCGTTGGCGACGTCACGCCGACAAACACTCCGCTGCGCCCGGCGCATTGTACGTATCCATCCGGATACAGGTGCGCGCGCAGCCTGCCGTCGTGTTTCTTGCGTCGAAAGCGCTTGCCGCAGATGGGACATTCGAACGTGTAGACAGGGCCAGCCCGACTCCGTGCGGGAGGTCGGTAGGTCACGCCTGTTCGCGGTGACCTGATCGCCGGCAGCGCGTCGCCTGCGATAGGTGCGAACCCGAGTTCGATGGCGTATCGCGGCACGAACATCGACTGCGTCACTCGCAGCTTGACGATCTCGGCGACCTTGAATGACTTGACGATCCCACTCGCCATTTCGTGCGCGTAGAGGAGCAGGTTGCCGGTACCGGCCACACGCAACGAGTACGGCTCGACGCGCCGCGCCCTGCCGTGGTACATGAACTCGACCAGGAGTCGATTCGCACCCGCGAAGCGCAATCGTTCCATCACGCCGCCGCTGGCCACCGTGTTGAAGGCAGTGAACGGGACACCGTCCATTCGCGCCAACGCGGAAGGTCGCGCTTCGAATACTCGCGTCGTTCGCTCCTCCATCCACGAAAGCGCTTTCTCGATGCGCTGCAACACACCGTCGATGGGCGGCAGCTCCTGCAACTGATGCGCGAGCATCGACTCCCATTCGGCGCGAAGCTCGGCGGACTTGCCGATCAGCTCAATCAGCTGTCTCTTGCTGGGTGCCTCGATCTGCTTGACCGTGCACTTCGAGCGAAAGAGCAGCCGAAGCTTGGCGACATTGATTCCGTCCACATTGGAGACGATGTAGACCACGTCGTACAGGTCACGCGGGCGCGTGCGTTCGTACAGAGCACGAGTCTTCTCGGCGAGGAGTTCCTCGAAATCGTAGGTTCTCACCAGTGCCCGCTCGAGGAGTGCGTCCGTGTATGGGTGGATCACGGCGCGAAGCGCCGGCGCCTCGAGTACTGGCTCATGCTGCGTGATGTCGAACAGGATGCGTGGCCACGAGGGAGCCTGCATAGGACCGCGATAGCCCACGCGTCCCTCGAAGGTCGCTCGGCCGAACTTGTCTGTTCGAGGCCTCACCACGACCTGGTCGCGAGGCATCACGATGCCACTCATCTTGCCAACGCGATCGGCGAGCCGCGTCAGGATGGTCGTGATGGCGTCGAGATCGTACGACGCCTCGGGACGCAGGGAGAAGTCGAGGTCCT from Gemmatimonadaceae bacterium carries:
- a CDS encoding aspartate aminotransferase family protein; the encoded protein is MPDASRRTDSRAALLTRAQGRYTARTPRSAALYARALESFPGGDTRTGTFFLPYPPFMARGEGARMWDVDGNAYLDFLGNFTALIHGHAHPQLTAAIAAQAVRGTAFPFPGEPALQLAEEIRRRVPSMERLRFCNSGTEAVMGAIRAARAFTGKSKVMKMEGGYHGSADVAQVSVNVGVDVAPYPQGTGQGPGVPDGVVGDVLVVPYNDLATLERTVRAHAHELAAVIIEPHLTAAGVIPAEPAFLAGARAVTAECGVLLIFDEIITLRLARGGAQAVYGVTPDLTTIAKIIGGGLPVGAFGGRADIMAIFDPRSRGTVSHSGTFNGNAATMAAGLAALELLTDDAQTHLDLLGAAMRRGMQHALDAAGIEACVTGSGSLAHVHFCQGPVRDYLDAQRGDGERTRLFHLALLERGVVCASRGMFAASTVMTLGDVEALVAVVAEVGREMAAGG
- a CDS encoding nucleotidyl transferase AbiEii/AbiGii toxin family protein encodes the protein MISRQEILSRAREWGLRPDVVEKDYVLGWMLAAVGADPEASESWILKGGTCVKKCFIETYRFSEDLDFSLRPEASYDLDAITTILTRLADRVGKMSGIVMPRDQVVVRPRTDKFGRATFEGRVGYRGPMQAPSWPRILFDITQHEPVLEAPALRAVIHPYTDALLERALVRTYDFEELLAEKTRALYERTRPRDLYDVVYIVSNVDGINVAKLRLLFRSKCTVKQIEAPSKRQLIELIGKSAELRAEWESMLAHQLQELPPIDGVLQRIEKALSWMEERTTRVFEARPSALARMDGVPFTAFNTVASGGVMERLRFAGANRLLVEFMYHGRARRVEPYSLRVAGTGNLLLYAHEMASGIVKSFKVAEIVKLRVTQSMFVPRYAIELGFAPIAGDALPAIRSPRTGVTYRPPARSRAGPVYTFECPICGKRFRRKKHDGRLRAHLYPDGYVQCAGRSGVFVGVTSPTPPRNT